In Enoplosus armatus isolate fEnoArm2 chromosome 2, fEnoArm2.hap1, whole genome shotgun sequence, one DNA window encodes the following:
- the LOC139298746 gene encoding protein tweety homolog 3-like, translated as MAAVVNYSPPWWVNLLHRLPHFNMEFQIVSSDFRPEDSEYQKSILLLGAVALLCLGLDLLFLLFYSFWLCCRRRKSDESSHSHSHSQQPSADCCCTAWCVIIATLVCSAGIAVGFYGNGESSDGANRLAYSLRHANRTVSGVEKLVSDSALALNQTVEESLVQLETAFQEQTDYVSIVQKLQGQLDELVRLMVDVPFWSNTDISLEDLARKTEAFDFYRWLGYLGLLLFDVLICLLVLFGLIRNSRGTLIGVCLLGVLTLIISWGSLGLELAAAASASDFCVSPDTYITRVTKENAVINQDILQYYLRCSSGQINPFQQRLSGSHKALVEMQDDVAELLRSATRDYANTKGSLEQIQSVLNSTEVGLHQLTALVDCRSLHMDYVQALTGLCYDGVEGLIYLVLFSFVTALMFSSIVCSVPHTWPGKRTDEEDGEDESGASRGGVHDNLYRVHMPSLYSCGSSYGSEASLPATAHTVSNAPVTEYMSQNANFQNPRCENTPLIGRESPPPSYTSSMRAKYLATNRPDQNRRSVPNDQLDPASRPHPTARPQSSVH; from the exons ATGGCGGCAGTAGTGAACTACTCTCCACCTTGGTGGGTGAATCTGCTCCACCGGTTGCCTCATTTCAACATGGAATTCCAGATTGTGAGCAGTGACTTCAGACCGGAGGACTCTGAGTACCAGAAG TCCATTTTGCTGCTTGGCGCTGTGGCGTTGCTGTGTCTGGGCCTggacctcctcttcctcctcttctatTCATTCTGGCTTTGCTGTCGTCGACGCAAGAGTGACGAGTCCTCGCACTCCCATTCGCACTCCCAGCAGCCCAgtgctgactgctgctgcacCGCCTGGTGCGTCATCATCGCCACGCTCGTCTGCAG CGCTGGCATTGCTGTGGGATTCTACGGAAATGGGGAATCGAGTGATGGAGCCAATCGTCTGGCGTACTCCCTCCGTCATGCCAACCGCACCGTATCCGGGGTGGAGAAACTG GTGTCAGACAGTGCCCTAGCCTTAAACCAGACAGTGGAGGAAAGCTTGGTCCAGTTGGAGACAGCCTTCCAGGAGCAGACAGACTATGTGTCCATCGTCCAAAAGCTGCAGGGACAGCTGGACGAGCTGGTGAGGCTGATGGTAGATGTTCCCTTCTGGTCCAACACTGACATTTCCCTGGAGGACTTGGCCCGCAAGACGGAGGCTTTTGATTTTTACAG gtGGTTGGGGTACCTtggcctgctgctgtttgatgtaCTCATTTGTCTTCTGGTGCTCTTTGGACTGATACGCAACTCTAGAGGCACTCTGATTGG AGTGTGTCTGCTGGGGGTTTTGACTCTGATAATCAGCTGGGGGTCTCTCGGCCTGgaactggctgctgctgct TCAGCAAGCGACTTCTGCGTTTCCCCGGATACCTACATCACCCGGGTAACCAAGGAAAACGCTGTCATCAACCAAG ATATTCTGCAGTATTACCTGAGGTGCAGCTCTGGCCAAATTAACCCCTTCCAGCAG AGGCTGTCAGGGAGTCACAAAGCATTGGTGGAGATGCAGGATGATGTGGCAGAGCTACTGAGATCAGCAACACGTGATTATGCCAACACCAag GGGAGTCTCGAGCAAATCCAGTCTGTACTGAATTCCACTGAGGTTGGTCTTCACCAGCTGACTGCTCTGGTCGACTGTCGCAGCCTACACATG GACTACGTTCAGGCATTGACTGGGCTGTGTTATGACGGGGTGGAGGGTCTCATCTACCTGGTTCTCTTCTCCTTTGTCACTGCTCTGATGTTCTCCTCCATTGTGTGCAGTGTGCCACATACCTGGCCTGGcaagag GACGGATGAGGAAGACGGAGAGGACGAGTCGGGTGCCTCACGGGGCGGTGTGCACGATAACCTGTACCGCGTTCACATGCCCAGTCTCTACAGCTGTGGCTCCAGCTACGGTAGCGAAGCTAGCCTGCCCGCTACAGCCCACACTGTCAGCAATGCCCCCGTCACTGAATACAT GAGCCAGAACGCAAACTTTCAGAACCCTCGGTGTGAGAACACCCCCCTGATTGGCAGGGAGTCCCCTCCACCCTCT TACACCTCCAGTATGAGAGCAAAGTACCTGGCCACCAACCGACCAGACCAGAACCGACGCTCCGTTCCCAATGACCAACTGGACCCGGCTAGCCGGCCTCACCCCACCGCACGACCACAGTCCTCAGTCCACTAG